TTGATGTTGGAGCTCCAATAGCTGAAGTAACTCCAGGAATAACTTCAAAGTCAATTCCTGCTTTTGCAAGTTCCAATATTTCTTCTCCACCACGTCCAAATACAAATGGATCTCCACCTTTAAGACGTACTACAATTGGATTTTCTCCATTTTTGCTATTTGTTTTATCTTGTGCTTCTTTAACAATAAGTTCATTGATTTCATTTTGTTTTTTGTAGTGGGAACCTGCTTTTTTACCAACATAAATTTTTTTTGCATTTTCCGGTGCATATTCTAATATTTCATTGTTGGAAAGGTAGTCATATAATACTACATCTGCTTTTTTAAGTACTTTAACAGCTTTCACTGTTATTAAATCTACATCACCAGGTCCTGCTCCTACTAAGTATACTACCATTTTATCACTTTAAAAATTGAATTTATTCTTGATGTTTTTTATAATCTAAATTATAATTATTTTAAAAGATTTTATAAATTGAATTTATTTTTAATTTATAATTCTTTAATATATTATAATATAAATTATGATTTATCTATCATTCCTTTAAAGACTTTAAGTCCATCTGTAGATCCTAATATTTCTTCACAAGCTCTTTCTGGATGAGGCATCATTGCACAAACAAGGCCTGATTCATCACAGATACCTGTTATTTTTTCTATAGAACCATTTGGATTTTCATCTGCAAATTGGAATAGAATTTGATCTTGATCATGTAATAAGTCAATATCTTCAGTATAGAATCTTCCTTCTGCATGTGCAATAGGAATTTCTATAATTTCTCCTTTTTTATAATATGAAGTAAAAGGGCTTCTATTTGTTGTAACTTTTAAATTTGTAGTTTCACAATTGAATTTAGGATATTCATTTGTAATAAATATTCCAGGAACAAGTCCAATTTCTCCTAAAATTTGTGCTCCATTACAAATTCCAAGTACTGGT
This portion of the Methanobrevibacter wolinii SH genome encodes:
- the purQ gene encoding phosphoribosylformylglycinamidine synthase subunit PurQ, which translates into the protein MKIGVIRFPGSNCDRDVYHALKLAGAEPSYIWWKDEDLTDYDGVVIPGGFSYGDYLRAGAIASITPVIDGVKDLVKEEKPVLGICNGAQILGEIGLVPGIFITNEYPKFNCETTNLKVTTNRSPFTSYYKKGEIIEIPIAHAEGRFYTEDIDLLHDQDQILFQFADENPNGSIEKITGICDESGLVCAMMPHPERACEEILGSTDGLKVFKGMIDKS
- the cobA gene encoding uroporphyrinogen-III C-methyltransferase produces the protein MVVYLVGAGPGDVDLITVKAVKVLKKADVVLYDYLSNNEILEYAPENAKKIYVGKKAGSHYKKQNEINELIVKEAQDKTNSKNGENPIVVRLKGGDPFVFGRGGEEILELAKAGIDFEVIPGVTSAIGAPTSIGLPITHRAVSTSFTVVTGHEDPTKPNKQVKWDYTADTLIILMGIGNIKENTTEIMKYRDPKTPACVIENGTLSNERIIFGTLDNIAQKDINTPAILIIGNVIDVFKDMNHLKE